A genomic stretch from Styela clava chromosome 5, kaStyClav1.hap1.2, whole genome shotgun sequence includes:
- the LOC120344844 gene encoding mitochondrial pyruvate carrier 2-like, with the protein MSAKMKERWNHPAGLKTIHFWAPGFKWALVIAGLSDYFRPPDKLSLNQSVSLMATGFIWSRYSLVIIPKNWLLFSVNVGLGITGTSQVYRVVKYRQSLKEQDESVKEE; encoded by the coding sequence ATGTCTGCAAAAATGAAAGAACGATGGAACCACCCTGCTGGATTAAAAACAATACATTTCTGGGCTCCAGGATTTAAATGGGCACTCGTTATCGCTGGACTATCTGACTATTTTAGGCCCCCAGATAAACTAAGTCTTAACCAATCAGTTTCATTAATGGCTACAGGATTCATATGGTCGAGATATTCATTGGTTATTATTCCTAAGAACTGGCTTCTTTTTTCTGTAAATGTCGGGCTCGGAATTACTGGTACATCACAAGTTTACAGAGTTGTAAAATACAGACAAAGCTTAAAAGAACAAGATGAATCAGTAAAGGAAGAGTAA